The Toxorhynchites rutilus septentrionalis strain SRP chromosome 1, ASM2978413v1, whole genome shotgun sequence genome contains the following window.
TCCACCGGAAGTTCCTTCTCGATCGCTTTGCTCTTCATCTTCAGCTCTGCACTCTTCTTCAAGCACGCGTGAATGCCCTTCAGTACCTTTAGAATCTCTTCCGCGATCACATGTCCCCTATTTCCGTCCTGCTGTTTCTGACGGTAATGCTCCTGCTTCATCTGCAGCAGCATATTCTGGTTGGTGTAGAAGAGCAGCTTCTGCTCCATGAGTCTCATCTTCAAATCATCCAACCCATTGACGGCGGTTAGCGAGCTCGTTAGCTCATCCTCGCCTGCAATGTGCTGATTGTTATGATGGAGGCTCGCCGGAGAGCCCGCATAGGATGCCGGGTCGCAGTCTTCCGTGTGTGACACGTCCAGCAGCCCTTCGCCGCCGCCGCCGTCCGCGTACGAACTATCGTCAAACATGTCCTCCAGGAAGATTTCCGTTTTACATTTGCTGCTCGATGGGTCTCCTGAAAAACAATTCCCCAGTGTTATTCTGTATAATTCTATCGAGCATTTTCCGAATAACCTTCATTACTTGCTAACGATTTGTAGTACTGGTGAAACGTGTCGAAATAAGGGAAGCGCATCTTATTGGAGCGCCCTCCACTGGCTTCCATCCGCTTCGCGCAGGTTCGGTAGGTTTTGAGCAGATTATTGAACCGTGTTTGGCAAGCAGCGGCATTTTTCTGGATACCAACAAACCAGACTATCAGCTCCACAGAAAATACTTAAAATCACGCAACACTTACAATAAAGTTATGTTCCTTTGCCAGGTAAAGCGAAATTTTGTCGTACACTTTATCATTTCGCCCGCAACCGAACAGCTCCAGCCGCTTGCGTATCATCAAATTGGTCTCTTCCATTGTCCATGTGTTGTTCATGGTGGTGTAGTGGCTCATGCTCGAGGTTCCCGCTGCAGGAATGATTAGATCTAAAACACTTAAAACGGTAATTCACAGTGATTTAACATTGAAACTAATTTAACACTAATCGCCGCAACGACAGCTGAGTGGCGGTTTGTTTGTAAATAAACTCGTTGTTTTGCGCTATTTCCACCACCTGTTTCGGCAATTTTTGTACTGTAAGTACAACTGGGCTATTTTGATGTTAATTTCACTCTCAAGTGGAACGAAGTgaaaaccaaggcgcctctatatataccaggtgaaacaatcatatgaaatgcactttcagccatattggaattgctgtcggtattgtttacaaacagcatcagaacgctgccggcggctctctacaaactgctgcgacgcttattcgaacgatgcctactttgttcggctttcgcgaatttatgtgaaaaagacgggatgattttgtagaatttcattctcatccagttcatccactactctcgcatgtgaaaatgcaaaaatggcgtatcctagcaataacaaaacaaacaactcccgctccacaaaccgtaatccccttctcattgaagtgatgatgttgcttcacctgttatacatttatacaagcgccttggttaAAACCGGAGGCGCTGATGTATGGCGAGTACACTGGAGAAAAACTttagtaaatgcagctaccaaaCCTTTAGTAGTCGAAACATTtgtaaaatgtacacattttttgtgaatattaccaaaactttgtaaaactgatgtcagatgcaatgTACATCCCTACCAatgattcgtacattttacttcatatgcttCCTTTACAATGCAGGCTTTTAATCGCATGCGATATACTCACTCGCGATATTTTTCAGTGCAGCCCTTTACAATGGTTAGCTATATCGCGCGATAATAAGTCATAATCTGTCTGTCAAACCTGCATCCCTCTCATCATACAGCCATTATTTGTTAtggaccaagacgggtctatggtactaggtgaggccgtttcgtcactaagttggttaggggagcggtatatgaaaacagtacggaagaaagcaaaaggggaattatttccttgaagcgtgaaagagacagactgatcaggagcgagcttcggcactagcgtattgggttttgtttacaaacaaaacacagtagacttccaagatggctgaagagtggttttaccaagttggcccaccttaggatatacttctacgcgccttgttATGGACAAGGTTGTACTAGAgtggtggaacaaaatcatatcgctagaaatgtgaatgcaagtaTAAAATGCCAGataattaataattgaaaaaccaacaaattcaatcgaatattaacaaaaatgtgtaaaaataattatgattatACAGCAATACGCTTGCAACAGGTGATCGTTGCAGCTCTAACTTTATGAAGCGTTTCAtatgaacatttttttcgatatatCGTTCCATCCATCAAGTATATTTTGTTCCACCTGTCTGATGTATGTAGTGTCTCCTTTCAAAGCAACGCGATTTTCGCAGCCAAAGCTTGGagagttctatcttttttcgcactgtcataggtgatttcgcgctttgccctgattggttgacgaataaaaatcgctattgaagaaaaaaaatcgcgctcATTGTAGATGATGGTAAATCCGGCAATAGCATGTGTAACCGGCAATAGCATGtgtgtaatttttatttctaacaACTGTGTGTGTGCTCAACCGCCATTTCTCTAATGGAAGCGAAACGATTTGGAGGTAAACATTCGGTTTTTATTATGATTCATTTTAcctaaatattttctttttccaGCCTAAAATCGTAGAATCCATAGCAAAAGTTTCATGTAGCCGTAAGCGTTTAGAGGCCAAAACGGCGGATGTCGCCGTACACAATTGATTGATGATccgattattgtttgatttttcccCTCATTCTATTGTCCGCAGATCGCAACCAACAGCAGCAATGGACCGCCTCTCGATGGATTCGTTGTCCCAGGAAGCGATGGATATCAGTTGGGCCAATCGTACCGTCAGCAGCGAGGAAACCAACAACAACCATTTCACACTGAGCAATCAACAGCCAAAAAGACTACCAGCACCGATTCGGACAACATCGACTCGGATGagaagcagcagcaacagcgcaGATTGCCGGTGTTATTCCactaatataaagggtgtgtcacatcaaattgcatcacggaaaaaacgctgtagaaattcgcccagtagaccgatccttttgaaaattttagacagtaaaataaaaactattaaacaacttttggcattttctttttattcatacttcgagcccaagcccgtatgctcgcaccttcctctttaccccgtccataaggttctgtacaacgtcaggttgtagtttttttttgaacagaaatccattttctcttgaagtccgcctccgatttgacaacttttgggttcttccggagggcctgcttcataatcgcccaatatttctctattgggcgaagctccggcgcgttgagcgggttcatttcctttggcacgaaggtgaccccgttggctttgtaccactccaacacgtcctttgaatagtggcacgaagcgagatccggccagaagatggtcgggccctcgtgctgcttcaatagtggtagtaagcgcttctgtaggcactccttaaggtaaatcgaagaaaaaataattatcggccATGTTTATTCGTGGGACAAAAACAGAAACGTGGGACGAAGATGATTTTGTCGGCCATGAAAGACGTAGGATAAGTTAACGCTTATCGGCCTTGCAAAGAAAAATTGATTGTCGGCCATGACTATTCGTGGGACAAAGAAAATGTGGGAAGAAGATGATTTCGTCAGCCATGAGAGATGTTGGATAAGCTAAAGTTTGTCGGCCATGcagagaaaatgatttttttctttcccgaagctacagggtgggccatttaaagtggaaggatttgtttttgcaatagcaaagtaaagaagtggaatttgcccaatgtttcggccgatatggcagcaatttcttgtcggatattgtctttcagcgcagccagggtccttggtttaccagtgtataccttggattttaaatatccccatagaaaaaagtcaggaggcgtcaaatcaggtgatctcggtggccagtcataatcgccgtttttcgatactaatcttccggggaacatttcgcgcaataatttggtcgtggcagccgctgtatggcatgtagcaccgtcctgttggaaccagtaattgtccaattcattttcacgaacaaatggcaataaaaaatcggttatcattgtccgataacgctccccattcacggttaccggccgatgactttatcggcataaatgccacaccacacagtaactttttggtcgtaaagaggttgcgtttcgatgaattgagggttttcagtagcataaaaccgacaattttgtttattcactcctccattcaagttgaaattgccacaattgagaagttattttgaatgtacagctgaacaatttcagcgcgttgtttaggtgtgtattgttccatggttaaaattgtactgaaatgacgcttccaacgcggtatgacatttgttaatctgacatctctgtcaaaagttatggggttgccagatgcttccactttaaatggcccaccctgtatgttTCCTTAACTAGTCGGGCGAATTGGTTATTTGTTGattgttatttgtttgttgttgttgttataaaTAGAATAATGTATAGAATTTGGCTCGGAAGCATACAATTTTGCCAGGTTCCGCGAAGTAGCGATTCGTACGGTAATTGGTCAAGAATGTATGGTTTCATGCTGGAATAAAATGAACTAGAATAATATAgcaaattcgtttttgttcagtccCAACCCCCGTgccacactaactgctgtcaaaacgtttttttatttactcagTTTCAACCCAGTTACGCACTAGGTTcagcccgaaagctgttagtttcgcactgcgatgtttcacgggttcgcactcgggttcaccaatacaactatacaacgagtattgttttggaaaatctaaataaaaagactatgaaaatggaaaacctactgcttttgctttttgacgtaggactacgtctttcatttctatatcggggtgtaaaatcaaagtttcgaaaacgaaagcgttacgtcggagaccgagattttgagcgttaatagatcctaaacaactgaacgaaatggtatgataaacacttcattcgaaagataaaatgtctacgcgttttatacttgttactttttgatccaaaaacttgtttcaatagtcttaaaattgcttataaaacaggctattgaaatcaccaatcggtatataagcgagcgccgctcggaaatccactcagttctaattgaacagcgattggagcatgttgtcgctgttgcggtgaagctctttatttatcatgaaagcgcggatgaacggtgtcaccaagagcctgtttgtgcaccttaggccagaagggaatccatcaggaggagagtgatgctacaaacggttccccgggaagatctcgaagcagccgcaacacacacacacacatacacgcacggaattctttccgtttggatcgagaaagatccggaaaaaatctgccagttcctctaggaatttagaaatacattcatgtgaaagagtttatttgaatgttttctatccatgtaacactgtgaccaaatatgtttcaatcaagtgctattaacatatggttatcgagttagcattaaccactggtgggcttccagtatcgaggaaaatgtggaaatatctaatcgttactgaaaataatctgccagttcctctgggaatttaaaattacattcatatgaaagagtttattttaatgttttctatccatgtaacactgtgaccaaatacattaggttttgtgatttttcaatcaatcgcaatcaacaggatagcttctgaagattattcttccccatcagtaggatatttccgtatccaatattggatgcataaaaccttgttgcttccaacgtaacgctctcgttttcgaagttctccaaatattcattcattcagaatgaattcagattcaacttcatacaaatgatctctaaatcaacgatagtcctacgtcacccttgcggttataccatagatataacccacttcctgtttttgttattggaatcgtaatccaattcggattctgattttaaggagtatattcgcgtagacagcattaagcttcgtgtgctttcatttggaggcgaaaataatgatgggttttcaggtggaataaacgtgctatcaaaatcaaaattatgaataaaaatttactttaacgtttcgaatatttattttatgtgatgaaataagaggtttttttccaaaattgcaggaatatattgaacgaaaactgcgtctgatgatgattttatattataatagtaattatttgagaAACAAACAGGAATGCATCgataaatggttaagtgagtgtcaggattacatgtgttaggtaatcaaacaatgtgaagcagaaattttcattcaagcttttatattttaacacTGCACTTgacccttctgatctgatagagaataatttccaagctcccaagcactaatatcggcattctgaaaattatttcgccATGAACTGTAAAATGGTATGTTTAGCAACTCTCGAATTTGCAATGAAAATTTCGACATGgatacaatttcattcaatcggatccctgtaataccagggacagacatacagctgtacttgcgttgtaagagtacagcgttgtacagctACTATCGTACCacgacagacatactttggttgtacattgtaccgcatgtcaaactgacaatcaggaaTTTAAATCTATTGCATTCGGGTTGAcgacggaatggtgtcgacatctggatacgacattagtttgtgtgaggccaactcttctctaggggctgtccacataccacgtggacaattttagggggAGTAGGGGGTATGACAATTGTGTggcatgtaaaatacaatgtcaaTATAGCTTAAC
Protein-coding sequences here:
- the LOC129775229 gene encoding uncharacterized protein LOC129775229 isoform X2; its protein translation is MSHYTTMNNTWTMEETNLMIRKRLELFGCGRNDKVYDKISLYLAKEHNFIKNAAACQTRFNNLLKTYRTCAKRMEASGGRSNKMRFPYFDTFHQYYKSLARDPSSSKCKTEIFLEDMFDDSSYADGGGGEGLLDVSHTEDCDPASYAGSPASLHHNNQHIAGEDELTSSLTAVNGLDDLKMRLMEQKLLFYTNQNMLLQMKQEHYRQKQQDGNRGHVIAEEILKVLKGIHACLKKSAELKMKSKAIEKELPVEKKEVVVALKEETFKEPEPTHVEDEEVDVDMEEEEEAEEEEEAEGDGSLVPVNVESEDEDEDEEDCTTGGGTDAMSSSGASSQDVSKKFEMGRLKVRKNIFPPWNRIQTVLLIKIHCDLRPKFKGYNLFECVSNKLIELHINRTPRDCRTRWNNLFRTYKDCRTRLKLNSKSSVKFEYFEDIDAYFKDHNFSSFW
- the LOC129775229 gene encoding uncharacterized protein LOC129775229 isoform X1 — protein: MSHYTTMNNTWTMEETNLMIRKRLELFGCGRNDKVYDKISLYLAKEHNFIKNAAACQTRFNNLLKTYRTCAKRMEASGGRSNKMRFPYFDTFHQYYKSLASNEGDPSSSKCKTEIFLEDMFDDSSYADGGGGEGLLDVSHTEDCDPASYAGSPASLHHNNQHIAGEDELTSSLTAVNGLDDLKMRLMEQKLLFYTNQNMLLQMKQEHYRQKQQDGNRGHVIAEEILKVLKGIHACLKKSAELKMKSKAIEKELPVEKKEVVVALKEETFKEPEPTHVEDEEVDVDMEEEEEAEEEEEAEGDGSLVPVNVESEDEDEDEEDCTTGGGTDAMSSSGASSQDVSKKFEMGRLKVRKNIFPPWNRIQTVLLIKIHCDLRPKFKGYNLFECVSNKLIELHINRTPRDCRTRWNNLFRTYKDCRTRLKLNSKSSVKFEYFEDIDAYFKDHNFSSFW